The window ttcaactttcttgttgtaaattgtcttctaaTAATAATGAGACTTTTtccctgtaatattttgacctttttctcatattctaacttttccccgacctaattttccaaaaatgtcattgcttagttttttatttaatcaactttatgctactaaaatgacattagagATGACATGATagactaatattttgactttactcttgtaaaattgctcatgttcccatttttgctgtttttttttatttcatgaaaatattttttttataatgtgaGACGagctaattaattttttttttttttttaattaagcgtTGCGGGCCGTCTTTGGAAACCCCTGCTGTAAAGCATGCCTGACGCCTCCAGGTGAACTCTAGGTGGCTATCAGAGACAGTTTGTTGCTACAGCGGCGTATTTAACTCACCACGTTCCGGAAGTCAGTCTCTGCTTCATCCAGCTTCCCTTGCTTCAGTAGTAGGTTTCCTCTCTGGAGCCGCGCCTGTTCAACGATGGAACATAAATGAGTTTATACGCAGTGATGATGATTAAATGTCATTTCCAATGAAATAATGGACTTATTATATATTGCTATTAGTACGCCTGTGCTCAAGCTTTTGAAAGTAACTCCAAAAGCTTGCTTTGggctgtgttttgtgttttagggTGGGAAGGTACTCATCTCCCAGGCACGCGTAGTAAATCGCCTTCTGAAGGAGGAGGCTTGGAAGATTAAGAGCAAATACTCTTGATTAACTTGTGCTGCAAGGCTGTTTTCTTTGCCAGATGATTTTGTCAATGAGGTATTTGAGTCATTGTTGTGACGCGGCGGTGCAGTCATAACGTCTTCATCCGCGCATGTTAACACTGTGGAACAAATACACACCAATGGACGCGCAGCGATACCACCAGAGGTAAAGTAACGCAAAGCGAccgtgaggtctgatttttccgaggaggcatttttgtgatgcaaatgtgttactcttttgaacgcatattgttttgagaagccactTAAGTGGCCACACCAAGtaaccggaactatgttcctcatcaccaaaatcagaccagaactcggctcacgggacaaagtggggggtaagtcagcgttgatgcactacactgccaATGGGGGTCATACAACTGTGTCAAAAAAATCAATCctaaactatccctttaacattaAAGGCTCCACTGCATTTAATTAAGTTATGTTGCATGGTTTAAAGGTGCAAACTCACAGATGTGAAGTCAGGTTTCAGTTCTATGACTCTGGTCAAATCTGGTAGCGCTGATTTGGACTTCCCCATGGCTAAGTAGACTGTGGCTCTCCTGTAGTAGGCCAAATAGTTCTTGGGATCTCCATCTGACAGGTATAGGTCAATAACAGTCTTTAATTGGACTTTCTTTCCCagatggacatacagtacattgaagtcccccagtgACTTACCCACAGCGGCATGGAAATGAGAGAGAGCATCAGCTAGCTGTCCAGCTGCAAGCAGCTTCTTGCCCATCTCCATGTGGTTGTCCACGCCAGCCTCCCTGCCACAGTTGACTCCTGGCAAAACATTTGGGCACAATACGCATTCGTCTTTATGACACCGACGTGACAGCACCACTTTGATGCTGTTACGCGTGCTACAAATACACAAGAGCATGTAGAAAAGtgctagctagcatgctaatgtagTGACTTGTCAGGCTACACTGACGTTAGCACAGTTATCGATTTAGCCAACTTTAGCTACTCTTCTTTCATTCATAGGAAGATACTAATTAGACAACAAAAGCAGCAATGTTTTAAAAGACGACATAAACTCTCACAACAGCTATCTCCATGTCACCACGCCTTCTGGCTTACCTTCGTAGCGCATATCAATCAAAACAAGAACATATGGCACATAGGTGAATATTTTGTGAGCGACATGCTCCATGGAAACCATGGTTAAATCCCACTGAGGCTGCTTTCGGTGTCCGTTTTGGTGTGAgagctaaaaaacaaaaaagagttATGTGAAAGTGTTTTTAATCTCCACAGTCCCATGAGTTGACAGCAAAGAGAAACGGCCGCTCTTCCAGGCAGCCAGTCACACACTACTCAGGGCAACCGGTCGTGGGGCACGCTGATTGGCCGAAGTCTTGAGGGAACCACGCCCATTTGTGACGGTTCAACTACATGGAGCCACGGCATCACGTATACAGCACGTGGAAACGCCCTTTTATAAGTTAATTACGATTACAGATGCTAGATATTGATTTTCTTACCAGTACATCGATGTTGTCTCGTATGGTTGTTTTACAGTGATGCCACCTGCATTCCACAATTAAACACCGTTTATGGAAATTtaaacaaatactgcaataagcAATAATAGTTATAGGAAAAAAGTGTCTGAGCTAGCGCGCTTTGTTGCTGTGCAGCATGGTGTAGTTTGATGACATCTCACTATATTAATATCAACAGAAAAACACACCGATATCATCCGGTATCATACTTTTAATCCCAATATTGGCCAAATATCGAACAAACCTAAAGAGGAGCAGCCTCCAATGCTGATTCAATAGCAATGCAGCCCATTTTATTAGTgctttttactctttttttcttattctgCCGCCATCAAGTTCGGTCACAGTGCTCAAAAGACCCCCACAAGTTATATCGCTTGATGCGTCTCAACGGCGCGAATATTGGGCCACTAGATTCGGTACACCAAGAATGTTATTATCCCTGTGATAACAGCATGTATTACGACACGTTTTATATCGCTGGATGCGTCTCAGTGGCGTGGATTGTGCTGTActctgtatatgtattttataacattttgtgtaaccatggcaacgTAATTCCTGAAAAACCGATAGAAATTAGAATTATTAGCTGCACCCAACATGTTTACCGCCACACTTTACATATTGTCCAATGCAGGTGCCAAATTGAATCGGTACTTTGAATAGGCACTGTTTTTCCAGTGGCAGTGGAAGTCACATGACAGCCCCTCCCCTCTGGCACACTAAACTTAGTTTTGATAATATCTTTATTTAACAAAGCATGTTTACATACAGTCATGCCAGCATTGTTATCCCAATTGCAGTATGTGCTTCATTGCACTGTATCTTCAAATGTTACAGTTTATTTAGCAATTATAAACAGGTACATTTCATTAACAAGAGCCTTTAAGTGACCCATTACATTTGGGTGAGCAAATGATTCCAGAACATCTTACCCTTTGTGTGTTAGTACAATTATTCGGACATTTACATGAATGCATCAGAATTAATTCCATGTTTcctcaggggggaaaaaaacagtcataattttatttaaaaccaTGACGACGAAGGGTCGAGGGTCACATACAAACACCGAATCAACTTGCATACTAGATCGTAAGTGTTTGACATGAGGTCACACATATGCGTTTGTGGCCAATGCTGCAGAGCTGCTGCCTCCACTCTTCctgctactgctgctactactactacttctattactactactactactactactactaatgctGCTGATCTGTGACATCCCACTGTCACTAATATCCGTAAGAGGTAGCTTCTTCTTTGGGGGCAGAGCAATGTAGGGATCAGGGAACATGTAGGCAGGCTCGCTTTGAGGGCTGAAAGATaaaatgaatgtactgtataggtGTGTTATGTTTCTTAGCTTAGCAATGATACCATGGCAACACTCTTTACCTTGACTGGCATCCTTCCCTCCCTGCAaagatactgtaaatgagaCCTCCAACCACAAGCAAGGTGGAGCCTGCCCAGCCGATAAACACACCAACACCTATTTCAAACCTTTAAAGAAGATATGTGCTTTAATAACAGGACCAAAGTTGATATCACATGGTCTGCAATGTGTACTTACTTCTGTTCTCTGTAGTTAGGGTCTTGGAAttctgctcttattttgtttccaTAGTAGGAGAAAGCCGTCATGGAGCACAAACCTGAAGCAAAGAGTCTTATGAATTACACTGCCAGTGTATTAGATACACTTGCACAGTCTATGAGGGTTGTATCAGAGTGGATATGGCAACTGTAAAGCTGAAAGTGCTGCTGTTGTAAAATGATGTACAGCCTAttttcccaaagtggggtacgcgtacccccaggggtataCCAATTGtgatagggggtacgtgaattaAAAACGAAAAACAAGTAGCGTCTAacgctcacaattacgagtgagcctgaatgcctcacggcgCGAGGGGACCAGGGCAGGAAAGACTAAGCgcgtgaagttgttcattgctctgtgtgcaacATATGAACaattaagtaagtttgatgattattttgtacattaagagtCTTTCATCTTGAAGAATTCATTTATATCCAATCCCCGCATGGAGTGGGGATTCACCCGAAAATGAGGCATTggtatgtatttgtatatgtatttttgtgtttcagATACTAGTAAGAAGGGAGTTGTGGTTCTTTAagaattgggacaccatggAACGATTCCGGTCAGAtaatcatttaatcatctttattatgcaagCGGATAGGTTCTTTTAGCAACATATGTGTGTGGCCAGAGGAGCGTGGTTTTGTCCAaagggtgtgtgtgtccaaaaggTTGTGGTCTTGTTGAGTCACACAACGCACTCAGATGATGGGCACTCCATGTTCAACAAACACGATCTAAACTAGCAAACTGCTATCAGTGCTGAGCTAGCTTTTTTCTAAGAATGGTGCGTTCCGGTGCATCACGTGACTCCTCCGGCAAAAGTTGCTGCTACATTCAGGGACCcttggaaatcacaggaaacGCAGCCAATCATGCACATGCAGCCCAATTGTGATTTAAATCACgtgatatttacaaaaataaccacTTGTTGCTCATAACAGTAAGAGCTACAAAATGGCCTACTTATAACAGACGTCAATGTTACACAAATAGACTTTCAGACAGATACGGCTTTACGATTGTTAAACTTTgtccttcaatttggtatgaaacattgtgagtggacaaaaaaagtgaagctcaaattgaAGCCATTCAAATGGAAGGGTGCCAACGCAGACTGGAATGAAAGTTATGTAGGACGATTACTTATctgtttatcagtgctcatgtcaaactttatgcaaatgtcaccatgcaaaatacacgcTTTTGTCTCGGAATTACTGTAATCAATTAACCAAGTAATTctgttcaatattaataaatgcctTATCCCTAAAAGATGGCTGTGCCTCATCTTACCTCCAATCAAGTAATTCATCCCCCCAGCAAAGGTCACTCTGGCTTTAGCGAGGTCGGACCCCCCGATTTTGGTGCACTTCATTCCCACCATGACCAGCACCGACCCGAAGAACGACAGGATGATGGCGGTGATGATGAGGGCTCGGCACATGTGAATGTCCCCTTCAAGAGAGCACCAAAAGGAGTGTTTTTATTCTACGCCCGTACAAAATACGAATGTAACACAGGTTAGCATTAGGGCTAAGTGGAGCAATGCCCATCCCTTCCAGCAGACGGTGCTGTTGTGGAAAATGTGTGTTCTTTTATCTTCAAGTATAAGAAGTAGGCTGTTTTGGCCTTCTTGCCTATTCTCTGGTTGAAAAAACACTATAGCCTCATTGGTAGGTTTACATGAAAATAGGGCAGAGCTCTTCAGTCAGGAAGGAAGGacatttccgacttttttttctcgtaaatttccgacttttttcttgtaaatttttgactttttttctcgcaaatttcagcgaaaaaaaagtcgtaattttacaagaataaagtcgtgaatttacgataaaaaacattgcaaatttatgaggaaaaaaattcataaagttgcaagaaaaaaagccttaaatttctgagaataaaactgtaaatttccgagagaaaaagtcgtaaatttatgagaataaagtcgtaacattacgtGTCGTTGTGTCATACATGTGAGAGgaaaaaatagagcatagctcttcaggaaggaaggaaactttcttcttgcttcAGGGAAGccttataacgtggcagcaaaacagagcagttgaacacaaacaggagacacggcagggcggcacaaaagagattgattgacaatggtctacagccaatcaggatgcagaaaaccatGGGCAGTGCGAACAGACgaaagagggaagagagagagacactcagcttcccacaatgcagttcttcttaaaaggCCAGGCTCGTCCTGTAACAGCCTTCatttgctgtaataaaaaaaagaagcactaaaaaaattcagcgaaacagcgaatccgtgaaaggtgaaccgtgatagagGGAAGGAACACTGTAATAACACagcaatattacaaaaatatgattttattattattattttagaagaataaagttctaattaagtcaagtaaaaagtcaaaattttaccagaataaaatattacaagaaaaagtcataataaaaatgttacctttatttacaattataaagtcataatattacaattaaaaatgtgcattttacaATCGTAATgttcaaatattattttttaaatcacaatttgaacattttttgttttaattttacaagaaaattatttaaaaaaattagaagTCAGTGTTTGCACTTATCAGCAGCGATTGGGCAGCAAGCATGCCACTCCCACTCCCAACACAAATCATTACACGCAGCTCCAATCTCCATGTCTAGTGTGTAATGTGttcgtttttttcatttttaggtTTTTCATGTGGAAACAGCACCGGAGTGAGGCGCTCATGTGAAAATACAACCTTTGTACTTACAGTTGAGCGCAAGCAAAGATGGGATTCCCTTGCAGTCAGACACACCGGTGGAATCAGACACACAATCCTTCCACAAGTTGGAGAAGTAGTTGGAGGTGGTCAGGACGATGCTGCCCACCTCAGACCAGGTCCAGATCTCAGTGGGCATGGTGGAACACACCAGGATCCATCCAGACACGCAGACCACAAAGCAGCCTATCTCCATGTACATCACCACAGTCCTGTAACCCATCTTATTTCTTTTTCTACAGCgagaagacgaagaagaagaagaggtacATTCAGTCGCTCCTgccagcagtgtgtgtgtgcgtgcaaacACGACGACATTGATGTTGATGATGACGGTTTGTTGGGTGCGTCAGCTCCTGTCATGTTTTGCACCACCACTCCTGTGTTTAGTGAGGGCCACCATCATgatgtgtttgttgtgtgtcGGAAATCCAAGCACTTACCAGCATGACCCagggaaaacccacacaagcatgcaaactccacacagagatgttccaacagagattcaaaccctccgTCTCCCGACTGTGAGGCCGGCATGCTAGTCCCTATGAAAAAGTTGAAGTGATCTATTTTAATCTTGCTGTCCACAGTCGTGTTTAGtgccggggtgtccaaaccttttccagcgagggccacatgctgaaaaatgaaaggatgcaaggaccactttgatattttgttcaCCAAAACGTGCcgagaagttatatatattttccagaaaaaaatagCTGAAAAAACTATTATCAGTATGAacagctttgctcttttttttccatttttggaaaTAAACTTTTTTAATAACCtttgtacgtttttttttccgtagtattgtgactttattcacacattattataactttttcctcaatcaaattttctaaaaatgacatctttattctgggtttttttttgtttgtttctcataatattacgacttaaaaaaaacaaaaacaaattttttctttaacatttcaactctatacaACTAAAGttccctcacaatattatgagtttgttctcgtaaaattgcgccttttttttgatagaatacaacttttttctcttgatgttttgactttattcttctaatattacagctgttttttccatttctgccggTTTTGttcaactttgtttttcaaCTATTCTTATTATTACGTTTCTTAATTAACTTGCAACTGAGTTAAcagaatattatgttattcttgtaaaattatgactttttctccttagattaaaacttttccttttaatattttattataatgcagatttttcagtgtttgtttttgttgttatatttttgaaatgtgccAATAAAACATGTGGTCCCcggccacaatttggacatcaCTGGTTTAATGTAACATgacaaaatacataataataataatggattagatttgatATAGCGCTAcccatcattcattcactcctaaGTCACACACTGCTGGTGGTAATCTATATCTGTAGTCACAGTAGCCCTGAGGTACTGTAGACTGACAGTATCAgtaaccaccaccaaacattcattcacaggTGGGTGAAGTATCTTGCCCAGGAGCACACAACAGTGACTCGGTGGAGGGAGGATCGAACCGCCGACCTTCCGGTTTTTGGACGACCtgctgagccactgccgctacATGTAATGTAAGTACAAACCTTCTCCTTCTGTAAAAGATGTtatgaaagtgtaaatatgcaaGTATAGTTAGCGAGTACGCTCACCATGACTTAGTATACACATGCtatatctgcatgtgttttgcAGGAAAGGATCATAGTGCACAAAAGGAGTAAAAAGACTTGCACCGCTTGTCAAAGATACATTGACTTCTTTTATTGCCTAGACAGATATTTCTTTCAAAGATatgagtttttaaaattatgctGGCAAATGAAAAGTAAAcaatgtgttttgcaatgttcaatCATTCTGACAAGGCCTGAAATAACGAACTGCTGTACAGTACATGCGcttcatgttggccacacagtcaggaggtcgaGAGGATCTGGGTTGGAGTCTCCATtcccgtgcatgggttttctccgggtactggtttcttcccacatttccacaaatatgcatgttaggtttattgatgtgagtggttgtttgtcgaaatgtgggggggaaaaaagtaacaatattcCAGTATTAGTCTCTGCTCCTGAGAAagcataatataatatacaatattattacaatacaataatattacaactttattgtcatgatatttttttccttgtaattgtattttcttttgtaaTTCAGCATGGCCCTATACTAGAGTTCACTGAGGAGACGCACATGGAGAGACTAGACAAATACATCTCTTCCAGACATCTTCTCAGGTGTTGTTGCAGAAAGCTTGGAGATCTTAGAGCTGCTGGATCTCCCTGTGGTATAGTACGATCCATAAAGCCTGGAGGGTCTGTAGTAGCCTGTGTAAAAGCTTCGTCCTCGTGATCGAGGGTCCACGTACGTGCCTCCTCCGTAGGCGTAGATCACTCTACTGCAGGACCAAGCATGCATGAACATGACTGAGAAAGACAGTGAAATAAAGTGCGGGGATACCTTTTGGGTATGAGGACTCTGTAGACTGTGACGGCGTAAAAGACAGCTCCTAGAAGGATGAAAAAACTTCCAACTAGTCCGAGAAATATGGGCGGTCCTAAGTCGTACCTGGGGTTGGTTCCAATGCAA is drawn from Dunckerocampus dactyliophorus isolate RoL2022-P2 chromosome 9, RoL_Ddac_1.1, whole genome shotgun sequence and contains these coding sequences:
- the LOC129187394 gene encoding claudin-10-like, translating into MGYRTVVMYMEIGCFVVCVSGWILVCSTMPTEIWTWSEVGSIVLTTSNYFSNLWKDCVSDSTGVSDCKGIPSLLALNWDIHMCRALIITAIILSFFGSVLVMVGMKCTKIGGSDLAKARVTFAGGMNYLIGGLCSMTAFSYYGNKIRAEFQDPNYREQKFEIGVGVFIGWAGSTLLVVGGLIYSIFAGREGCQSSPQSEPAYMFPDPYIALPPKKKLPLTDISDSGMSQISSISSSSSSSSNRSSSSSSSSRKSGGSSSAALATNAYV